A part of Astyanax mexicanus isolate ESR-SI-001 chromosome 2, AstMex3_surface, whole genome shotgun sequence genomic DNA contains:
- the cdnf gene encoding cerebral dopamine neurotrophic factor, translated as MSLTNTVAVLLLSWGFCTVTDAEECEVCVGFLERLYKSLVATHRELSSAFVEEELMKACAEATGKENRLCYYLGASSDAAAKVTGEVSRPLSAHVPVQKICQRLQHRDQQICELRYEQQVLDWSREALSKMRVLELKRVLASWGEECRACLEKSDLIDLIQEVAPKHNTAQPRTHLDEL; from the exons ATGTCTTTAACCAACACCGTCGCCGTCCTGTTACTGTCCTGGGGTTTCTGTACAGTTACCGATGCAGAGGAATGTGAAG TGTGTGTGGGGTTTTTGGAGCGCCTCTACAAGTCTCTGGTGGCCACTCATAGGGAGCTGTCCTCAGCATTCGTGGAGGAAGAGCTTATGAAAGCATGTGCTGAAGCAACAGGGAAGGAGAACCGGCTT TGTTATTACCTTGGAGCCTCAAGTGATGCAGCTGCCAAAGTGACAGGAGAGGTGAGTCGCCCCCTCAGTGCCCATGTCCCGGTGCAGAAGATCTGCCAGCGCCTGCAGCACAGAGACCAGCAGATCTGTGAGCTACGATACG AGCAACAGGTGCTGGACTGGAGCCGTGAGGCACTGTCAAAGATGCGGGTCCTGGAGCTTAAGAGGGTGCTGGCTTCGTGGGGAGAGGAATGCCGGGCATGCCTGGAAAAGAGCGACCTTATAGATCTCATCCAGGAGGTGGCCCccaaacacaacacagcacagcctAGGACGCATTTGGATGAGCTATGA
- the hspa14 gene encoding heat shock 70 kDa protein 14: MAAIGVHFGYTCACVAVFKDGRADVVANDAGDRVTPAVVAYRDTEQIVGIAAKQGRIRNAANTVVKVKQILGRRYDDPEAKAHREESKCTIVNKGDLPLYELDTGETTKYVSPEEVAKLVFHKMKETAQSALGSDVKDAVITVPFEFGEMQKNALRKAAEGAGFNVLRLIHEPSAALLAYGVGQDSPTGKSHVLVYKLGGTSLSVTALEVNSGMYRVLATNTDHSIGGESFTHALAQHLAAEFRKLYKQDVSSNPRAMMKLMNSADMAKHSLSTLGSANCFVDSLYDGMDFDCNVSRARFELICSSLFNKSIQPIRVLLDRVNLSTSDINTVVLSGGSARIPKLQQMIKDLFTDVELLCSIPPDEVIPVGAAMQAGILVGKESLVLDEDSITVDCCGSDIMVKEVDESGADIFTVLFPSGTPLPARRQHTLQGPGSLASVCLELYQAKKPLAQIVLRDLPPKEDMHDIVTVVTMKREGSLHVTCTEQCSGRSEAVTIAAAAAAS, translated from the exons ATGGCTGCGATCGGGGTGCACTTTGGTTACACATGTGCGTGTGTTGCGGTGTTTAAG GATGGGCGAGCAGATGTGGTGGCCAACGATGCAGGAGACCGAGTCACGCCTGCTGTAGTGGCTTATAGAGACACCGAGCAG ATTGTTGGAATCGCAGCAAAGCAGGGCAGAATACGAAATGCAGCGAATACTGTAGTGAAAGTGAAACAGATCCTTGGCAGACG GTATGATGACCCGGAGGCTAAGGCACACAGAGAGGAAAGCAAATGTACA ATTGTCAACAAAGGGGATTTGCCCTTGTATGAACTCGACACTGGAGAGACAACCAAGTATGTGTCTCCTGAAGAGGTGGCCAAACTGGTCTTCCACAAAATGAAAG AGACGGCCCAATCAGCTCTGGGCTCTGATGTTAAAGATGCCGTTATTACTGTGCCTTTTGAATTTGGGGAGATGCAGAAAAATGCATTGAG GAAAGCTGCAGAGGGGGCTGGGTTTAATGTGCTTCGTCTGATACATGAACCCTCTGCTGCCCTTCTGGCTTACGGTGTTGGTCAGGACTCGCCTACAGGGAAGAG ccatgttCTGGTTTATAAGCTCGGCGGCACTTCGCTGAGTGTAACAGCTTTGGAGGTGAACAGCGGGATGTACCGTGTCCTCGCCACAAACACTGACCACAGTATCGGAGGAGAGAGCTTCACCCACGCACTGGCACAGCATCTGGCTGCTGAGTTCAGAAA GTTGTATAAGCAGGATGTGAGCAGTAACCCCAGAGCAATGATGAAGCTAATGAATAGTGCTGACATGGCTAAACACAGCCTCTCAACGCTGGGCAGTGCCAACTGCTTTGTGGACTCACTATACGATGGCATGGACTTCGACTGTAATGTATCAAG GGCTCGCTTTGAGTTGATCTGCTCCAGTCTGTTTAATAAGAGCATCCAACCAATCAGAGTTCTCCTGGACCGAGTCAACCTCTCCACTTCAGACATCAACACG GTGGTTTTAAGTGGTGGCTCCGCAAGAATTCCAAAACTGCAGCAGATGATCAAAGATCTGTTCACAGATGTAGAGCTGCTATGCTCAATCCCCCCTGATGAGGTGATCCCGGTGGGTGCCGCCATGCAAGCGGGCATCTTGGTAGGCAAGGAGAGCCTGGTCCTGGATGAGGACTCAATCACTGTGGACTGCTGTGGCAGTGATATAATGGTGAAG GAGGTGGATGAATCTGGAGCAGACATTTTCACAGTTTTGTTCCCATCTGGCACGCCCCTCCCTGCCCGCAGACAGCACACTCTACAGGGTCCTGGCAGTTTGGCATCAGTGTGTCTGGAACTGTATCAGGCCAAGAAACCCCTAGCACAG ATTGTTCTTAGAGACCTTCCACCCAAGGAGGATATGCATGACATCGTCACAGTGGTTACTATGAAAAG GGAAGGCTCACTACATGTTACCTGTACAGAGCAATGCAGTGGCAGATCGGAGGCTGTTACTATAGCAGCAGCTGCAGCGGCATCATAA
- the dclre1c gene encoding protein artemis, translating to MSSFPGRMKEYSTISIDRFDKENLHARAYFLSHCHKDHMKGLKGPLLKRKLKFCLTVKLYCSFVTKELLLSNRKYSFWEDHIVALELDSPTHISLIDEVTGESEDVVVTLLPAGHCPGSVMFLFEGAQGTVLYTGDFRLGIGDAARMEHLHSGDRVKDIQSVYLDSTFYDPKFYQIPSREACLIGIRELIQDWISLSPYHVVWLNCKAAYGYEYLFTNLGEEFSSQVHVNSLDTYKKMPEILCHVTTNRATQIHACRHPKDEELFRTNRLPCGCTAPDGTPLRIVSIKPSTMWFGERTRKTKVIVRMGGSSYRACFSFHSSYSEIKDFLSYTRPVNIYPNVVPLGRSVEEVTELLRPMCRKNSGRNEVIYKPLGALKRGRRECRTDGSDSEDELFGNSAVAPWRKKLAVNKVIVHHIPEKRDPEENGVITLSEVGHIVQSANYMDCTESNDDEDDDEEEEECLNSKSGDAPLSSPPLLQTHRPKSEMAPPHSGSDPPPAPCWDTFFKAEPVLTDDSCELDNSQNSQTQSTYRTTSQSPELFDDGDDESESVNMASSQSTHISDEGTENPSQLDTVVFKPETDKQTNHNLENGSLIPMVKLEPSVSEAHEDQSQRMDSTEPMTDSQVSSDFDLPQTPGSKAPHPDELKELYKKMAAGEEVITRGGQQGWV from the exons TTTAACGGTGAAGTTGTACTGCTCGTTCGTCACAAAGGAGCTATTGCTGAGTAATCGAAAGTACAGCTTCTGGGAAGACCACATT GTTGCCTTAGAGTTGGATAGTCCAACGCACATCTCACTGATAGATGAAGTCACAGGGGAG TCAGAAGATGTGGTTGTCACTTTACTTCCAGCTGGACACTGCCCTGGATCAGTTAT GTTTCTCTTTGAGGGAGCTCAGGGCACAGTGCTGTACACTGGAGACTTCCGTCTTGGGATTGGAGATGCAGCAAGGATGGAGCACCTGCACTCTGGAGACAG AGTAAAAGATATTCAGAGCGTCTATTTGGACAGTACATTCTACGACCCCAAGTTCTATCAGATCCCCAGCAGG GAGGCTTGCTTGATTGGCATAAGGGAGCTAATTCAAGACTGGATTAGTCTGAGCCCGTACCACGTAGTTTGGTTGAACTGCAAAGCAGCATATGGCTATGAATACCTCTTCACCAACCTGGGAGAAGAATTCTCCTCAcag GTCCATGTGAACAGTCTGGACACCTACAAGAAAATGCCAGAGATTCTGTGTCATGTGACCACCAATAGAGCCACACAGATCCATGCCTGCAGGCACCCCAAG GATGAGGAGCTCTTCAGAACAAACAGGCTGCCCTGTGGCTGCACAGCTCCGGATGGCACACCGTTACGCATTGTCAGCATTAAGCCATCCACTATGTGGTTTGGTGAACGGACCAGAAAGACTAAGGTCATTGTCAG GATGGGTGGAAGTTCGTATAGGGCTTGTTTTTCTTTCCATTCATCGTACTCAGAG ATCAAAGACTTTCTCTCCTACACCCGTCCTGTGAATATTTACCCTAATGTGGTTCCACTGGGGCGATCTGTGGAGGAGGTCACTGAGCT GTTAAGGCCCATGTGCAGAAAGAATTCTGGAAGGAATGAGGTGATCTATAAGCCGCTTGGAGCGCTGAAACGAGGCAGAAGAGAGTGCAGAACAGACG GCTCAGACAGTGAAGATGAGCTGTTTGGGAACAGTGCTGTGGCACCTTGGAGAAAAAAGCTGGCAGTGAACAAGGTCATAGTGCATCACATTCCAGAAAAAAGGGATCCTGAAGAAAACGGAGTGATAACTCTTTCAGAGGTGGGGCACATAGTGCAGTCAGCTAACTATATGGATTGCACAGAGTccaatgatgatgaagatgatgatgaggaagaagaggagtGTTTAAATTCCAAATCTGGAGATGCCCCACTTTCTTCTCCACCATTATTGCAGACACACAGGCCTAAATCAGAAATGGCCCCGCCTCATTCTGGCTCAGACCCGCCTCCTGCACCCTGCTGGGATACGTTTTTCAAAGCAGAGCCGGTTCTGACGGATGACAGCTGTGAACTGGACAACAGTCAGAACAGCCAGACACAATCTACCTATCGCACAACTTCACAATCCCCCGAACTCTTCGATGATGGTGACGATGAGTCAGAGTCTGTAAACATGGCATCATCTCAGTCCACCCATATATCAGATGAAGGTACGGAAAATCCCAGCCAGCTCGACACAGTAGTTTTCAAAccagagacagacaaacagacgaACCACAACCTGGAAAATGGTTCTCTTATACCAATGGTTAAGCTGGAACCATCAGTCAGTGAGGCTCATGAGGACCAATCCCAAAGAATGGACTCAACGGAACCAATGACAGACTCGCAGGTATCATCTGATTTTGACCTGCCGCAGACTCCAGGCTCTAAAGCCCCGCATCCCGACGAACTGAAGGAGCTGTACAAGAAGATGGCAGCTGGAGAGGAGGTCATCACACGAGGAGGTCAACAGGGCTGGGTCTAA